Within the Natranaeroarchaeum sulfidigenes genome, the region GTGACGACCGGGAGTTTCTCGGCGGCCCGCTCCGCGAGAGCAGCGGCGAGCAGGGGACCCAGATCCGCATACGCGAGCCAGTCGCCAGTCGCCAAGTCCGAATCGCTCGTGGCTGGTCCGACGGTATCGCTCTCCGCCACTAGCAGCCGTCCGACCCCACCGCTGAATGCCACGGCATCGAGTGGAATCGACTCAGCAGGGAGCGAGCCGATCGCAAGGTCAAGCGTCGACTCGTCGTACGGCGGCCCGATCAGCGCATCGATTACCCGATCGGCCATCGCACCGGCTACCGCGACCAGCGTCTCCCGATCAGGGATCATATCGACCGCCAGTTCCAGCCCCTCCGTCTGGGCGAGCCCTTCCACGGGGTCGGCAACGGCGCTGACCGTGCCGTCCTCGTCGAATCGCACGAGCCGTCCGCCGACGTCGAGACAGAGCGTATCTCGGACGCCCGCTGCGTCGAACACCGCGATGTTCGTCGTTCCGCCCCCGACGTCGACGTTGGCGACCGTTTCTTCGCGTTCCGTGGCCCGATGTGCTGCTCCGGATCCCTGCCCGGCGAGTACGGCTTCCAGTTCGGGACCGGCCGTCGCGACCACGAACTCGCCGGTCGACTCCGCGATACGGTGTGCGAGCGGTTCGGCGTTCGCCGCGCGTGCCGTCTCCCCGGTGACGATGATCGCGCCCGTGTCGATATCCTCGACGCCCGCGGCGCGGAGCTCCGCGTCGACGATCTCCACGACTGCATCGACGTCGATCGTTGCAGGATCGAGCAGAGGTGTCTCCCGGATCTCCCCACGGTGGACGATCTCGCGGTCGGTCACTCCCAGTCGGGTCGCGCCGCCGGAGGAGACGTCCTCGACCGAGAGTTCGCTGACGATAACCTGTGTCGTGGTCGTCCCGACATCGATGCCGACGCTGGTCAGGCGCTCGGGCTCGCGCGTGGCCGAAGCCATTGCGTCTCAGGCGGCCTCCTGGAACTCCCGGTCGTCCTCACGCAGTTCGAGGCCGCTGCACTCCCGTTCGCACATTTCCTCGACGAGATCAGCGATCTGTGCTCCGGCCTCGATCGGGGGGAGGCCACCGTCGTGGATGTTCGAGATAACCGACTTCTTCGACGTCGGCGTCCCTCGCTCCGGTCCGTACACCATGTAGGCGCTGAGGCTTTCTGCGCTGGCCAGTCCGGGTCGCTCGCCGATCAGGTTGACACAGCAGTCGGCGTCGAGTTCCTCCCCGATGGCGTCCATCACGTCGACGCGACCGTACTCGACGAACACGGGCGTTCCGACGTCCAGCCCGCGGTCCGCCAGCCCATCCAGCAATACCGGCAGGAGTTCGGGGACGTTCGTCTCGACCGCGGTCGAACTCAACCCGTCGCTGACGACGATCTGTACCTGTGGACTCGTCGCACAGTCCGCCCGGAGCCGGGAAACGGTCTCCTCGGAGACATCCCGGCCCAGGTCCGGCCGGGCGAGGTATTCGTCCTTGTCAGCGACACGGGACTGGATCTTCAGGAGTCCGAGTTCGTCGACGACGGCCTCGTCGACGTGGGTCAACACGGCGTCCCGGGCGAGCCCGTGATCAGATCGGAACTCCAGTAGCGTCTCCGTCCGCGGTCTGGGACCGGATCGCCCCACGCCGAGCCGTGACGGGTTCCGGGTCGTGATGCGTTCGAGGGCCTCCCTGTCGCTCGGGTTGTCGATCGGCCTCGCCGTCGATCGGTCTCGGCTGGACTGTTCGCCGTCGGTGTCGTTGGTTTCTGATGCCATGGTTACGTGAAGATCGTGGGATCGCCCGCTCGGTCGGTCAGTCTGCCCGCTTCCATGATGCCCATCGTTTCGAGCCACTCCTCGAACGCCGGTGCCGGACGCAGGTCGAAAATCTCCCAGAGTGCAGCGGCGTCGTGGTAGCTGTTCGACTGGTAGTTGAGCATTACGTCGTCGCCCATCGGCACGGTGATGAAGTAGTTGGCACCCCCAGCGGCCAGCAACACGGCCAGATTCTCGATATCGTTCTGGTCGGCCTGGATGTGGTTCGTGTAGCAGGCATCGATACCCATCGAGATACCGTGGAGCTTGCCCATAAACACGTCTTCCAGTCCAGCCCGGGTTACCTGCTGGCCGTCGTAGAGATACTCCGGTCCGATGAAGCCGACGACTGTATTGACAATGAACGGGTCGTATCGCTTTGCGAGCCCGTAACACCGGGATTCCAGCGTGACCTGATCGACGTCCTCGTGGGCGTCTCCCGACAGCTCCGCACCCTGGCCCGTCTCGAAGTACATCACGTTCGGCCCCGATGCGGTGCAGCGTCGCTGGGCGAGGTCGTGTGCCTCGTCGAGGAGCTCGACATCGACGCCGAACTCGTCGTTTCCGGCTTCCGTCCCGGCGAGACTCTGGAAGACGAGATCTGCGGGCGCGCCCTCCCGAAGCGCATCCATCTGGGTCGTGATGTGGGAGAGACAGCAGTTCTGCGTCGGCACCTCCCACTCCTCGATGAACTCGTGTGTGGCCTCGAGAATCCGGGTCACGTTGGCGACGCCGTCCTCGACCGGATTGATACCGATCACGGCGTCACCTGCGCCATATGCGAGTCCCTCCCGTGTCGCATCGAGGATGTTGTCGACGTTGTCGGACGGATCGTTGGGCTGGAGTCGGAACGAGAGCGTCCCCTCTTCCCCGATTGTGTTGTTACACCGAGCAGTGATCGTCATCTTCGAGGACGCCAGCACGAGATCCATATTGGACATGAGCTTCGTCACTGCGGCGATCATCTCGCTCGTGAGCCCGGGGCGTATCGCCCGTATCTCGCGGTCGGTCGTCGTACTGTCGACCAGAAACTCCCGGAGATCGGCAACTGTCCACTCCCTGATACGGTCGTACACCGGCTCCCTGACGGCGTCCTGGATGACCCGCGTCACCTCGTCTTCCTCATAGGGTACGACCGGATTCTCGCGGAGCGTTTCGAGCGTTGTCTCCGCTAGCGTCCGCTTTGCGGCGACTCGCTCGGCGTCCGAGTCGGCCGCCAGCCCCGCGAGTTCGTCCCCCGTTTTTCGCTCGTTAGCTTTCGCAAGTACCGTCCGGATCGAGTCGAGTTCCGGACGAACTCCCCCTGTCGTTGCGTCCGTTGACATACGGTAGATAACGTGACTTCCACTCTTGGGTGTTTGCCATATGTTACCAAACCATGCTTGTTGATCGGAAATCAACGTTGCACTCGCGCCCGGATTCCTCCTCGATTCGCGACCATCGGAATCACTCTCCCGGCTGTCGGTCGTTCTCCGGTCCGACCGGTCACTGTGCAATCCAGACATTTATGTGCCATTCCGCGACCAGACCCCCTGTGCTCTAACCGAACTGCTGTGACGCTGGCCTGCGCGGGTGTTCGATACACTGCGTCACACTGTCCGTACGTATCGACTGTTCGCCCCATGACACCAACGTTGATTACGCTCCCGACCCTAACATCTCGTATGGCCGACAAACCGACATCCGGTGAGATCCTCGGCGTACCGTACAACTTCGACCGCCCGAACATGCGACGGCTCATCTCGTCGTACTGGGAGCCAGGCGAGGGGATGCTCGTCGAGAAGCCGTTCGGGATCGGCTACACGCTGAACCTCGCCAACTGGCGCTCGTGGGTGGTTCTGGCCGTCGCCGGCGCGCTCCTGTGGCATGAAAGCGGGAGCGGTGAGGATACCGACGAGACCGACGAAGAACCGGTCGAAGTCATCGTCGACGACGACTAACCGACGCCTATTTTCCCCGGGACTACCGACCGGGGTGTATGATCCAGTTCGTCACCAGCAACGAGGGGAAGGTTCGAGAAGCGCGTGAATACCTCCCCGAAACGGTTCGGCAGGTCAACTACGACTACACCGAGATCCAGAGCGACGACCTCGAAGCGATCGTTAGCCAGGGTGCACGGGAGGCCTACCGCGAGATCGACGGCGACGAACCGGTACTGGTCGACGACACTGGGCTGTTCATCGACACATTCGACGGCTTTCCGGGCCCATACTCGGCGTTCGTCGAGGATACGCTGGGTATCGAGCGCGTCCAGCGACTGGTCGAGTCCGAGGAAAACCACCGCGCCGCGTTCCGAACCGTGCTGGGCTACTGCGACGGTAACACCGTCGAGACCTTCGAGGGAAGTCTTCGAGGTAGGATCGTCCCGCCGCGCGGAGATGGTGGCTTCGGCTACGACCCCATCTTCGAGCACGACGGCCGGACGCTCGCCGAGCTATCCACTGAGGAGAAAAACGCGATTTCCCATCGTGCTCGGGCACTGGCGACCTTTGCGGACTGGCTAGCTGTACAGAAGTGATCAGTCCCGGGGATCCCGGTCCGGCCCCGGGTACTCCGCGTCGTGGAGTGCCTCATAGAGGCTCTCGGGATCGAAGACCGTGGCGAACGCCTTCGGGTGTCTGACGCTCACCGTGACGTGGCTCTGTAGCGACGCCCCCGCCTGTGCACTACTCAACCGGTCGTCGAACGAGAGAACGTGTGCCGCGCGGCCGCGGTACGCGCTGGCCAGTGCTGGATGATCATCCGGTGGATGGTCGACGGGGACGCGTTCCCGCTCGATCCGATCCCGCCACTCCTCGGCTAGCTGTTTGGTCGCGAACCGTCCGATCAGCACCGTAGCGTCGTCCAGCAGTTGGTCGCTCGCCACCAGTTCGACCCAGGAGTGAGACCGGACGTAATCGAGTGCATCTCGGGCAGGGCCCCCCACGAGGAGATCGGCCGCCAGCACGTCGGCATCCGCGACGACACTGGCCGGGTCGACGTCCATCTCGGTGTGTCGGTTACTCATCTGCCGGTGTCGCTCGGCGCTCCGTGAGCGCATCCAAAAGCTCCGATTCACCCACCGCCCATTCCTCTGCGTGTTCGAACAGCGCTGCCCAGTTCATACGTGCACAAGGATATCAGCTATCAAAAACGGACCGGCATCCTGCCACACTCAAACGGATATCCAGCAGAGGACCGTTTGAATGAGGTGTGTCCCACTATTCGGCACAGGCACCGGGTTCGGCACACCCATCCGCACGCACCATGGCGTCCTCGTCAATCTCGTAGAGACTCTGTCTCGCGTCCGCAAAGTAGACATCTTCGTCGACAATCCCTATATCCTCGAGTCGTTCCAGGGCGTAGCGAACGGTTCGAGCCGATAGCATCGATTCCTCGACTATCTGTTTCTGTGTCAGGGGACCGTCGTACTCCAGTACTTTGAATACGAGCTTTGCGCTCGGCGGTAGGTCTTCGATATGTTCCCCGTCAGTGCCAGCCATCGTTGTGCGTGAAGTTGTGCCAGAGGCATAAAGATTGATGGGTTACCATCTGGTGACCGCGGTCCAGTTTGTCCCTGTTGTGGGCTGTTACATCGGGAGCAGCCCCAGCTACCATGTCTGTATGTTCTCCTGAATACGTTCCCAGCAACTGAGAACCGCGTCGGGTCTTCAAGTGTCGATAGCCCCGAGATGTAGCTGTACGAGGCAGAACACGATGTCAACCAAAGCCCAAAACCGACTCGAAAGCCAGTACGCGGGAATCAACCTCGAAGGCCAGCCACACGCCCTCAGCGCGTGGTTCGTCGTCTTGCTCCGGGCCATGATCGGCGGCATGATCCTCTTTGCCGGCCTCGGCAAGTACGCCTTCGTTCCCGGCGGCGAGGCCTTCGACGCCGGCGGCTACCTCGCCAACGTCGACGCCGTCAGCCCCGCCAGCGGCCTCTTCGCACTCATGGCCGAAAGCGCCCTGTTCATGGAATTCGTCAACGTGATCGTCCCACTCACCCAGGTCCTGATCGGCCTCGCGCTCATCACCGGCGCGTTCGTCCGCCTGGCCGCCCTCGGCGGTGCCATGCAGATGGCGCTGTTCTACCTCGGCGGCTGGCCCACCGAGTGGCTCGCCATCTTCGACTCCACGCTCATTTACATGGTCGTCTTCCTCGCAGTGGCCGCCTTCGGCGCAGGCCGAATCCTCGGCCTCGACAAACACATCGAACAACTCGACATCGGCGGCGAACCACTCATCGAGAAGTACCCCGCCGCAAAGTACATCCTCGGCTAAACTGAGGACCACATTCGGCTCCATCGGGAAAGTT harbors:
- a CDS encoding DUF7384 family protein, which codes for MSNRHTEMDVDPASVVADADVLAADLLVGGPARDALDYVRSHSWVELVASDQLLDDATVLIGRFATKQLAEEWRDRIERERVPVDHPPDDHPALASAYRGRAAHVLSFDDRLSSAQAGASLQSHVTVSVRHPKAFATVFDPESLYEALHDAEYPGPDRDPRD
- a CDS encoding winged helix-turn-helix domain-containing protein, which gives rise to MAGTDGEHIEDLPPSAKLVFKVLEYDGPLTQKQIVEESMLSARTVRYALERLEDIGIVDEDVYFADARQSLYEIDEDAMVRADGCAEPGACAE
- a CDS encoding DoxX family protein; the protein is MSTKAQNRLESQYAGINLEGQPHALSAWFVVLLRAMIGGMILFAGLGKYAFVPGGEAFDAGGYLANVDAVSPASGLFALMAESALFMEFVNVIVPLTQVLIGLALITGAFVRLAALGGAMQMALFYLGGWPTEWLAIFDSTLIYMVVFLAVAAFGAGRILGLDKHIEQLDIGGEPLIEKYPAAKYILG
- the eutC gene encoding ethanolamine ammonia-lyase subunit EutC, yielding MASETNDTDGEQSSRDRSTARPIDNPSDREALERITTRNPSRLGVGRSGPRPRTETLLEFRSDHGLARDAVLTHVDEAVVDELGLLKIQSRVADKDEYLARPDLGRDVSEETVSRLRADCATSPQVQIVVSDGLSSTAVETNVPELLPVLLDGLADRGLDVGTPVFVEYGRVDVMDAIGEELDADCCVNLIGERPGLASAESLSAYMVYGPERGTPTSKKSVISNIHDGGLPPIEAGAQIADLVEEMCERECSGLELREDDREFQEAA
- a CDS encoding ethanolamine ammonia-lyase subunit EutB, yielding MSTDATTGGVRPELDSIRTVLAKANERKTGDELAGLAADSDAERVAAKRTLAETTLETLRENPVVPYEEDEVTRVIQDAVREPVYDRIREWTVADLREFLVDSTTTDREIRAIRPGLTSEMIAAVTKLMSNMDLVLASSKMTITARCNNTIGEEGTLSFRLQPNDPSDNVDNILDATREGLAYGAGDAVIGINPVEDGVANVTRILEATHEFIEEWEVPTQNCCLSHITTQMDALREGAPADLVFQSLAGTEAGNDEFGVDVELLDEAHDLAQRRCTASGPNVMYFETGQGAELSGDAHEDVDQVTLESRCYGLAKRYDPFIVNTVVGFIGPEYLYDGQQVTRAGLEDVFMGKLHGISMGIDACYTNHIQADQNDIENLAVLLAAGGANYFITVPMGDDVMLNYQSNSYHDAAALWEIFDLRPAPAFEEWLETMGIMEAGRLTDRAGDPTIFT
- a CDS encoding DUF5808 domain-containing protein — protein: MADKPTSGEILGVPYNFDRPNMRRLISSYWEPGEGMLVEKPFGIGYTLNLANWRSWVVLAVAGALLWHESGSGEDTDETDEEPVEVIVDDD
- a CDS encoding XTP/dITP diphosphatase — encoded protein: MIQFVTSNEGKVREAREYLPETVRQVNYDYTEIQSDDLEAIVSQGAREAYREIDGDEPVLVDDTGLFIDTFDGFPGPYSAFVEDTLGIERVQRLVESEENHRAAFRTVLGYCDGNTVETFEGSLRGRIVPPRGDGGFGYDPIFEHDGRTLAELSTEEKNAISHRARALATFADWLAVQK
- a CDS encoding ethanolamine ammonia-lyase reactivating factor EutA, whose translation is MASATREPERLTSVGIDVGTTTTQVIVSELSVEDVSSGGATRLGVTDREIVHRGEIRETPLLDPATIDVDAVVEIVDAELRAAGVEDIDTGAIIVTGETARAANAEPLAHRIAESTGEFVVATAGPELEAVLAGQGSGAAHRATEREETVANVDVGGGTTNIAVFDAAGVRDTLCLDVGGRLVRFDEDGTVSAVADPVEGLAQTEGLELAVDMIPDRETLVAVAGAMADRVIDALIGPPYDESTLDLAIGSLPAESIPLDAVAFSGGVGRLLVAESDTVGPATSDSDLATGDWLAYADLGPLLAAALAERAAEKLPVVTLEEDIRATVVGAGTRTTRFSGNTVHIESEGPLRNLPVFPVGKLDCERSELADVLRSAVETARERHEAELGFALAISDVGSLSYDRIESLAAALAEAYAPLPPELPLVVVTRQNCAKVLGQGLARRVEGRTVVAIDELTVDVGDYLDIGTPMRRGGAVPVAIKTLAFDE